In Vigna angularis cultivar LongXiaoDou No.4 chromosome 8, ASM1680809v1, whole genome shotgun sequence, one DNA window encodes the following:
- the LOC128193628 gene encoding cytochrome P450 82A3-like: MDFLLNCLTLNTTTLIASFLSLILLFFYLYRRISSEKRAPIVKGAWPILGHLSLLNGSKTPHRTLAALADKYGPLFTIKLGLKDALVLSNWEMSKELFTTNDLAVSSRPKLVAVEVMSYNQAFVGLAPYGPYWRELRKIVTKEFLSNRRIEQLSHIRISEIQTSFKELCDLCNTSVNNKKENESSYGAATLVDMKEWFEHLTFNIIVRMVVGKRYFGVAHVEGKEKAERFMKNLDEFMNLMGTFTVADGVPCLRWLDLGGHEKAMKATAKEMDTLLSEWLEEHREKKGLGEKVKGDQDFMDVMISALNGAPIHGFDADTICKATTLELILGGTDSTAVTLTWALSLLVRNPLAMEKAKEEIDMQIGKDGYIRESDISKLVYLQAIVKETLRLYPPAPLSSPRVFIENCILGGYHIKKGTRLMHNLWKIHRDPSVWSDPLEFKPERFLTTHQHVDLKGRHFELLPFGSGRRMCAGMSLGLNVLHFTLANMLHSFDISNPSTEPVDMTELFGFVNTRATPLEVLVKPRLPPNYYESL, encoded by the exons ATGGACTTTCTCCTAAATTGCTTAACCTTAAACACCACCACTCTTATTGCATCGTTTCTTTCTCTAATCTTGTTATTTTTCTATCTATATCGTAGAATTTCTTCTGAGAAACGGGCTCCTATAGTGAAAGGTGCATGGCCAATACTTGGTCATCTTTCACTGTTAAATGGTTCAAAAACACCCCATAGAACTTTGGCTGCTTTGGCTGACAAGTATGGACCCTTGTTCACCATCAAACTCGGTCTGAAAGATGCTTTGGTGCTCAGCAACTGGGAAATGTCCAAGGAACTCTTCACCACAAACGACCTTGCCGTTTCATCACGCCCTAAACTCGTTGCTGTGGAAGTCATGTCCTACAACCAAGCCTTCGTAGGGTTGGCTCCATACGGACCCTATTGGCGAGAGCTTCGAAAGATTGTGACTAAAGAGTTTCTCTCCAACCGCAGAATAGAGCAACTCAGCCACATTCGTATCTCAGAGATTCAAACCTCATTCAAAGAGCTATGCGATTTATGCAATACTAGTGTAAACAACAAGAAGGAGAATGAATCTAGTTATGGTGCTGCTACTTTGGTGGACATGAAAGAGTGgtttgaacatttgactttCAATATAATAGTGAGGATGGTGGTGGGGAAGAGGTACTTTGGTGTGGCGCATGTGGAGGGCAAGGAGAAGGCAGAAAGGTTTATGAAGAATTTAGATGAGTTCATGAATTTGATGGGCACTTTCACTGTGGCTGATGGGGTTCCTTGCTTGAGGTGGTTGGATCTGGGGGGCCATGAGAAGGCCATGAAAGCAACGGCTAAGGAAATGGACACGTTGTTGAGTGAGTGGTTGGAGGAGCACCGTGAGAAGAAGGGTTTGGGTGAAAAGGTTAAGGGCGATCAAGACTTCATGGATGTGATGATTTCAGCACTTAATGGGGCTCCGATTCATGGGTTTGATGCTGATACCATTTGCAAAGCCACTACCCTG GAATTGATTTTGGGTGGAACTGATTCAACTGCTGTTACTCTTACATGGGCACTTAGTCTGCTAGTACGAAATCCTCTTGCAATGGAAAAGGCTAAAGAAGAAATAGACATGCAAATTGGGAAAGATGGATACATAAGAGAATCAGACATAAGCAAACTTGTGTATCTTCAAGCCATAGTGAAAGAGACATTAAGATTGTATCCACCAGCACCTCTTTCATCACCTCGTGTATTCATAGAAAACTGCATCTTAGGTGGCTACCACATAAAAAAGGGAACTCGACTAATGCATAACCTGTGGAAGATCCACAGAGACCCTAGTGTTTGGTCAGATCCTTTAGAATTCAAACCAGAAAGGTTCCTCACCACTCACCAACATGTGGATCTGAAAGGTCGACATTTTGAGTTGTTACCCTTTGGAAGTGGGAGAAGAATGTGTGCTGGAATGTCCCTTGGCTTAAACGTGCTTCATTTCACTTTGGCTAATATGTTGCATTCCTTTGACATCTCAAATCCTTCGACTGAACCTGTTGATATGACTGAGTTGTTTGGATTTGTCAATACGAGAGCTACTCCACTGGAGGTTTTGGTTAAGCCACGCCTACCTCCAAACTATTATGAATCTTTGTAA